caaatttgtatttgttaacAAGACATTTATGTCACACGGTTTAATTTGAATCAACGGAAAAAAACCAACTCTTCCAAATGAAGAGGAATAAACAAATGAACGAAAAGGTTTAGGTCGAATGCTAACGCTTTAGCATGCTAAGGAGCAAGCAAAGTAACAAGTTGATGTTAACTGCACAAGATGTGAAGTGTCAATCTTAATCTTAATCTTAATCAAATGAGTCAGCGAACAATcgcatttgtttgtgtgcagtAGCACACAATAGCGCTCCTCCGGGCCTCCCCAGGAGCGCCACATGCGTTTGTTGCGCTTTGCGCGGCTCTCAGATCGCGCCATCATATCTGGAGCTGCTTATGGTGCCACTGTGCATCCTGTACGTACGTAGCTTGTAAGCGTCTTGTAGAATAACAAAATCTACATTGGCTTGACTGACTGTACAGTGCGGTACGTCTCGGTCTATATTCTCCAAATAAGCTTTGGTGTATAGCCAAAATATAAACTGGCGGCATGACATTGGCAGTGCACTCGTCACCTTTAACATTTTAAGCATGAAAAAAGCTCATTGCAATAGTGTATATTTTTGATTTGCGAGCGTCCAGAATTGATCAGACTGTCCTTTATTGGAAGCGAACGCCGGCTGACCTGAACAAAGATCAGACCACCCAATGACGGGAAAGGGATGGAGCGCCACAAATGCCCCCTTTTCGACTTCATCATCtggtcttgtttttcttctgttgcCGCAGCATCTTCCGCCTCTCGGTGATCATCGCGTGCAGTTTCCCCAGACCTTCCGGCAGGCCCTCTCCGATGATAGCGCAAGCCGGCTGCAGGTGCCAGGACGTGGCCGCGCCGAGCTCCCCGAGAGCCAACATGTTCTCCATCTCCGTCATGCTCAGCGAGTTCCTCAGGTCCTGCTTGTTGGCCACCACCAGCACGGGAACACCTTGGTTTTCCGCCAGCCTGGTGATCTTGTGCAGTTCCGTCTTCGCCTCCTCGATGCGCTCGGCGTCCACAGAGTCCACCACGAACACGATGCCGTCGGCACAGCGGGTGTACGAACGCCACAGAGGTCGCAGCTTCTCCTGACCGCCTACGTCCCAGAAGCGGAAGGAAGGCGTCCTCCGGCTTTCTCCGAGCGACACCTTAATCTTCTCGGTGTTGAAACCCTTCGTCGGGACGGCGTTCACAAATTCGTCGAACCGCAGCCGATACAGCACCGTGGTCTTGCCGGCGCAATCCAACCCGAGAATGACGACGTGCAGAGGCCGGAAGGGCGGGAGGCGGGTGAATTGCGACAATGCGCTCCCCATCTTCGGATCCGGAGCAGCGGGTCAATTCGTATTCAGCGGAGCCTGCGGGGGTCAAGACGGGGCGCGTGGTGAGTCGAAGCACACAAACAGCGAGCGCCCGACAGGGGTATCCGTCCTGGCATTATCCCGGAATGGGAACTAAAGCGGCAGGGTGGGTGGATGGCGGCTCATTTGCACATGTGGTCCCACAGTAGTCAAATTCGCCGACGACGTCTACAGTCTTGGCAGATCAGACAGAGAAAGAATGTCAAAATGGAAAACAGAGCCCGAACTTTCAGAGAACGCCTTGTCGAGACCCCCGCTTTGCAGTCACGACACACAGTACTTCGGAATAAGTGCAAGGGTGTCAAACGTGCTTCCGAATGCTCAAGAGTTCGATGGACGCAAATCCTCCAAGATATGGCGGAACAGAGCCGGCTCGAGGTGGGTCGTCTTCTCGGGGAACTACACAACATGTTACGGTCGGTGAAAAGAGACCAAACCAATTGCGCTTCGAAGAGTTTTCGCCACCAAACTTACTGAATCAACCCGTGTCAGAAGGCGCCTTTAGCTAGTAAGCATTGCTGCCAATCCTACATGTGCAATAATATTCCCTTGACGCCAGCTAACCCAAAAACCTTTCGAAAATGCTACAAGTGGCGCAACAACTTACGTTGACAGGACTTTTTTAGGGCATTTCGAATTGCTCGCCGAAGCTCAGCAGGCACGCacgcgagcgagcgagcgagtgagtgagtgagtcgcTCCTCGCTCCTCGACGTTCTGCCCTCGCCACAGGAAGCCACCGCCTGCCCAATTTCTCCGGCAGCGTCAACGGCACGCAAGAAACAGTGCCGTTTCCGGTTTTCACTTTCAAAGTTAAACCGACTTTCCAGCCGGGACCGGTGTCCCACGGCATCCTTTCCTACATTATTAAAACacaattgaaatgccatttcaAATGCCAAATCGTTCTACTTTAATTGCCAATCGTGTAGCTTTACGAGGACTCGGATTATTTTTTGCAAACGACGAAGACGACgtcgttttggttttttttaatggtaatgACGGTTGCAATACCGCTCCCATACTTCAATTGAACATGTGCATATGCCACCTTCTGAACATCAAATGAAGGCAACATTCAAAATCATAGCATTAaccaccccccaaaaaggaaaagtttgttttctttttcattctgaTGTACACTCTAAATATGGTCCCCTAAAATAATTGTAAATGCCATACCTCTTTTAGGGGACACATTTGTTTCTGGAAACATTAcagtgagtttttgtttttgttttttgacagtgATGTGATCAACGTCTTCTGCAAGTTCATGGTTTAATTCTGTTTTGGTTACCACCCAACACAATCACTAGAAAAGACCTGAACGAATTTGACCATTGAAACCCATTTAGAGGTATGCATACTAGCAATTTTCGCCAATGAAGTGAAAAATAAGTCAGTGTTCTGTGTGAGCTGAATCTGTGGGCTTTCCACATATTGGTGCTGGCCTCATGTGGACATTACCGGGAAGCATCGCAATGTCTCTACCCCCCCGCTTAAGTTTGATGAGGGAGCTGATGGAATGAAAAACACGTTAAGCAGCGCCGACAAATATCGTACTTTTATTTGACTCTCAAATCCCAAATGTGGCAGGTATAAGGCCAAATCGAATGCAAATGACCAGATttcaaaccaaataaacaaaagcaaaagaatgACAGAAAGCAAACAGATTTGGAATGACACACGAGAGGAAAATAATATAGGGCAACAAggaccaaaacaaaatcaataaccgatccatccatccaatttctgtacTGCCCAAagtccatttatccatccattatctgagtcgcttctcctcacaagggtcgcgggcgtgccggagcctatcccagctgtcatcgggcaggaggcggggtacaccctgaactggtcgccagccaatcacagggcacacagaaacaaacaaccattcacatctacgggcaagttagagtcttcaatgaacctaccgtgcatgtttttgggatgcgggaggaaagcgtagtgcccggagaaaacccacgcaggcacggggagaacatgcaaactccacacagacggggccggggattgaacccgggtcctcagaactgtgaggcagacgctctaaccagtcgcccaccgtgccgcctcgcccaaagcacctgcacaggtttccccaggtgtcattaaattgctacACTTTGGTTCATACGCGACTTAGACGCGgtgttaaatgtcttgtgcggagccgatcgatgacgtcattgatcggatcggcgacttatggcATGAAACCCGatcggccgatcagcataaaatgctaattatcggcccataccgataacaccgatcagatcggcgtacaGTCtagtgtccaagcatatcaatggaaagtctagtggaaggacaaaatgtggcaggagaagatgcaccagcgaAAGAGacgaccgtgggcttcagcggattatcaaacagaggagattcaagaatctagcagagatccggaaagagtggaatgaggcgggagtcacagttTCCAAAACCATcgcattcagacgcatccgggagatgggctacaactgtcgggtaactttcattcgggaatcaatgtccaagggtttggaggaagacgggtggagaacagaacccaagccgcttgaggtccagtgtgaaatatccacagtcagtcatgatttgggttgcaatgtccagtgcaggtgttggtcaactctgctttcttaaatccaaggtcaccgcaacagtctgccagaatgttttagaggacttcatgagtccttctgctgaggatggagatgcagatttcttCTTCCAGCAgcacctggcccctgcccataccgccagaagcaccaaaacctggtttgatgcccgtGACATCACAGTGCTAGACTGGCCAgacaactcgccggatctaaaccccattgagaaccTATGGGacattatcaagaggaaaatgaggagcACCAGACcgcaaaacaaagaagaactgacagctaGCCTCaaagaaatctgggcttccataactcccaggcaatgccacaggctgattgcctcgatgccacggcgcatcgaggcagtgattaaagcaaagggatatTGAAgtttaacatatcgttttgaaagtaccatattttgattggtttaatgtgaccctaatttctttttccccctccaaaaaCTGAGGAATGGTGATTTCGTCACAGTATTCAaactttttgaattcctgatttcatgggttttatgaactggaagcccaaattatgtaaaaataaataaatacttgaacttaactttttgaatggaattatggaaataaataaacttttccatgatattcaaattttttggaaagggtctgtatctAGGCGgcactgtgactgactggtaagagcgtctgcctcacagttctgaggcccggggttcaatccccggccccgcctgtgtggagtttgcatgttctccccccgtgcctgtgtgggttttctccgggcactccggtttcctcccacatcccaaaaacatgcatgaattggagactctaaattgcccgtaggcgtgactgtgagtgcgaatggttgtttgtttgtatgtgccctgcgattggctggcaaccagttcagggtgtaccccgcctcctgcccgatgacagctgggataggctccggcacgcccgcgacccgcgtgaggagaagcggctcagaaaatggatggatggatggatgggtctatCTATAGAAATTGCCCGTAAATACTGAAAAGCTGAtgctgaactgaaatgctgtaGAATCGACTCAAATgtgcagtcccctccaaaggtattggaacggcaaagtcaattcctttgttttcgttgtatactgaagatatTTGGGTTCCagatcaaaaaataaatatgagacaaaagttcagaattcaagcctttatttcatggtatttacatctagatatgCTAACCAACTCTGGACAGagtaccttttgtttgaagccacccacttttcaagtgagcaaaagtatcggaacgtgactgatgggtgtttctagttgctcaagTGTTGACTTTTAGGTTGATTGCTTAAatattagatagtgcttgtttttggctttcacctgtgaaaatTGCATGTggtgttaagcaaacatgaagatcagagagctgtctatgggagaaaagcaaaccattttgaagccgaGAGAAGAGGGTAAATCGATCAGAACTATCGCACAAACAtcgggcatagccaatacaacaatttagaatgtcctgaaaaagaaaaactactggtgtactgagcaacagacgtcgaacaggtcggccaagggtatcaactgcacttgatgacagaaacattgtgagggCTGTGAGGAAACACGTAAAGACAACAGTCAGAGACATCACTGCAAACacccacagggcaggggtgaaggtatcacaatccactgttcaaagaagaTGTCGAgagaagaatatatatatatatatgtatatacaggcAATACCACAATCTCCAAACCACTCAtaagcaaaaagaatcggaaggccagattagattttgaaatgaaatacagATATGAGAGACAAAacttttggaacaaagttttatggactgatgagaaaACCTATgtttaacctctaccaaagtgatggaaaggccaaagtctGGTggaagaaaggatctgcttatgatctaaaacacacaagctcatctgtgaagcatggtggaggtcatgtcatggcttgggcttgcatggttgcttctggaacgggatcactagtctttattgataaTGTACCTCATGATGGTAGAAGCAGAATGATTTCTGAAGTCtaaaaaaccattttgtctggcaatttacagaaaaatgcatccaaactaatcgggagaagcttcatcatacaacaagacaatgacccaaaacagactgccaacacaacaaaggacttcatcaggggcaaaaagtggaaggtcttacaCTGGCCAAGTTAATCACCTGACCATAACTcgatagagcatgcattttacctcctcaagaggagactgaagggacaaacccccagaaacaaacaagaactgaaagaggctgcagtcaaGGGCtgcaaaagcatttcaaatgaagaatgtaacagtctggtgaagtcaatgggtcgcaggcttgatgcagttattgcaagtatgggttatgccaccaaatattatttgttattcacgttaaattaatttaataatgtctgttccaatactggcggcacggtggacgactagttagcacatctgcctcacagttctaaggacctgggtttaaatccggcctcgcctgtgtggtttgcatgttctccccgtgcctgcgtgggttttctccgggttctccggtttcctcccacatcccaaaaacttgcatggtaggctaattgaagactctaaattgcccgtcggtgtgaatg
This window of the Phyllopteryx taeniolatus isolate TA_2022b chromosome 21, UOR_Ptae_1.2, whole genome shotgun sequence genome carries:
- the LOC133471185 gene encoding ADP-ribosylation factor-like protein 4A, whose translation is MGSALSQFTRLPPFRPLHVVILGLDCAGKTTVLYRLRFDEFVNAVPTKGFNTEKIKVSLGESRRTPSFRFWDVGGQEKLRPLWRSYTRCADGIVFVVDSVDAERIEEAKTELHKITRLAENQGVPVLVVANKQDLRNSLSMTEMENMLALGELGAATSWHLQPACAIIGEGLPEGLGKLHAMITERRKMLRQQKKNKTR